A single genomic interval of Lynx canadensis isolate LIC74 chromosome A2, mLynCan4.pri.v2, whole genome shotgun sequence harbors:
- the STK11 gene encoding serine/threonine-protein kinase STK11 isoform X1, which yields MDVADPQQLGMFTEGELMSVGMDTFIHRIDSTEVIYQPRRKRAKLIGKYLMGDLLGEGSYGKVKEVLDSETLCRRAVKILKKKKLRRIPNGEANVKKEIQLLRRLRHKNVIQLVDVLYNEEKQKMYMVMEYCVCGMQEMLDSVPEKRFPVCQAHGYFCQLVDGLEYLHSQGIVHKDIKPGNLLLTTGGTLKISDLGVAEALHPFAEDDTCRTSQGSPAFQPPEIANGLDTFSGFKVDIWSAGVTLYNITTGLYPFEGDNIYKLFENIGKGDYTIPGDCGPPLSDLLRGEALGTAPVGLEVSGTGCQRVLGVLGVFYRPLASGELGFISAAPRPTCPACPPPHPRNGPS from the exons ATGGATGTGGCCGACCCGCAGCAGCTGGGCATGTTTACAGAGGGGGAGCTGATGTCCGTGGGGATGGACACGTTCATCCACCGCATCGACTCCACGGAGGTCATCTACCAGCCACGTCGCAAGCGGGCCAAGCTCATCGGCAAGTACTTGATGGGGGACCTGCTGGGGGAGGGGTCCTACGGCAAGGTGAAGGAGGTGCTGGACTCGGAGACGCTCTGCCGGAGAGCCgtcaaaatcctcaagaagaagaAGTTGCGAAGGATCCCCAATGGGGAGGCCAACGTGAAGAA GGAAATCCAACTTCTGAGGAGGTTGCGGCACAAAAACGTCATCCAGCTGGTGGACGTGTTGTACaatgaagagaagcaaaaaat GTATATGGTGATGGAGTACTGCGTGTGCGGCATGCAGGAGATGCTGGACAGCGTGCCCGAGAAGCGCTTCCCCGTGTGCCAGGCCCACGG GTACTTCTGCCAGCTGGTGGACGGCCTGGAGTACCTGCACAGCCAGGGCATTGTGCACAAGGACATCAAGCCAGGCAACCTGCTGCTCACCACGGGCGGCACCCTCAAGATCTCCGACCTGGGTGTGGCCGAG GCCCTGCACCCCTTTGCCGAGGACGACACGTGCCGGACGAGCCAGGGCTCCCCAGCGTTCCAGCCCCCTGAGATCGCCAACGGCCTGGACACCTTCTCTGGCTTTAAGGTGGACATCTGGTCGGCTGGGGTTACTCT CTATAACATCACGACAGGCCTGTACCCATTCGAGGGGGACAACATCTACAAGTTGTTTGAGAACATCGGGAAGGGAGACTACACGATCCCGGGTGACTGCGGCCCCCCGCTCTCGGACTTGCTGAGAGGTGAGGCCCTCGGGACGGCACCTGTGGGGCTGGAGGTGTCGGGAACGGGCTGCCAGCGGGTGTTGGGGGTCCTGGGGGTTTTCTACAGACCACTGGCCTCTGGAGAGCTGGGTTTCATCTCTGCAGCCCCACGCCCCACGTGCCcggcctgtcccccaccccacccaaggaATGGGCCCAGTTAG
- the LOC115527434 gene encoding collagen alpha-1(I) chain-like, with protein MAEPNVRKPAPDPRALTRCMPGTFQLPQDQPRGHLRAPSLSANPLSPVGLPPKRCEQAVPTLMAAQTVCPLPPVILSGPRQARTITSAGRVPTDPSPWVQGSLAKSAAAPVTAHEAPQAQLWGHTALRNPSKGPEGNGDRNREPPRSWLRTLESGSREGPPEPEGAHFRVWSNGFPRCCADPPAHGRGPLSRRPARSHHWSTAPSPPLKGGSRGPAWCKTIARDLHPNPKSKWCPARGGGLLRRWRHAVSHAPSRANAGTGPCPPLGRRQRPPHRSSRNPKLWASQGPGFVLGPSCGQTQRPQDTGPHPCRRQQHTEASLKFEPLTRASSALWASLGHVPAHHAEDHTAGGHPLQMAQEELEPTDDFRWDQLPGVTTLPTVTWPPGREVPGQSGPSKDSQGSAAQHPFPYLLQGPGFMGELPRGLPPKSPQRLVPGRTVLHLPGCLGAFCIPAGIFPTRVCRPRGPSPIFLQPLLSVYGEDPNIRRARRQKGKLRQEQPAGPRRTSRVRISSCITSCLLLASPASPADPALSSHLPTPKAHLPLPLASAGCLPALPEPATGQLTPALMSLDNDTGGERAAAAAGAGRLRAALHGLGPRAAPPAPHVRRLRRGHALSGPRRPREPPARAFGLRRLSRPEPCGSPRPAVRGRRRSRRRASAGCRLGRGTAAPGSQAGVGAPRRRPAPTEVAPRGGRAPGSPRPPDARSGLAGADLGAPRAFRTGTCRNRGPPGRRAPPGAAPSSAPGPQRSSAAQPGALGPAGRRGALSGRAPRPAGNARPREDLVWLQRCLSEGLKSLEDDLALASPTGLLRAPVDAPARPEAARRAGTQTCDPPHPRVPGFWARRAS; from the exons CACCTCTGCCGGCCGTGTGCCCACGGACCCCAGCCCGTGGGTCCAGGGTAGCCTGGCCAAGTCAGCAGCAGCGCCTGTGACGGCCCACGAAG CTCCACAGGCACAGCTTTGGGGGCACACGGCCCTGCGCAACCCATCCAAGGGCCCAGAGGGGAATGGGGACCGGAACAGGGAGCCTCCTCGGTCATGGCTGAGGACGCTGGAGTCTGGGTCTCGGGAGGGGCCCCCTGAGCCCGAGGGGGCTCACTTCCGGGTGTGGTCCAATGGTTTCCCACGGTGCTGCGCCGACCCACCTGCCCACGGGCGGGGACCGCTGTCGCGCCGGCCAGCCCGCTCCCACCACTGGAGCACCGCTCCCAGCCCGCCGCTTAAGGGTG GCTCCCGCGGGCCAGCCTGGTGCAAGACCATCGCCAGGGACCTTCACCCAAACCCAAAGAGCAAATGGTGTCCCGCGAGAGGGGGAGGACTCCTCCGGCGGTGGCGCCACGCGGTCTCACACGCCCCGTCCCGAGCCAACGCCGGCACCGGGCCGTGCCCGCCTCTGGGAAGACGGCAGAGGCCCCCACATCGCAGCAGCAGGAACCCCAAGCTCTGGGCGTCACAAGGCCCGGGCTTCGTGCTGGGTCCCTCTTGCGGGCAGACGCAGCGTCCACAGGACACGGGCCCGCATCCCTGTCGCCGGCAGCAGCACACGGAAGCCTCCCTCAAGTTCGAGCCTCTCACTCGAGCCTCCA gtgcTTTGTGGGCCTCCCTGGGCCATGTCCCCGCCCACCATGCTGAGGACCACACAGCTGGAGGGCACCCCCTGCAGATGGCCCAGGAGGAGTTAGAGCCCACAGATGACTTTAGATGGGACCAACTCCCTGGGGTCACTACGCTCCCCACTGTCACCTGGCCTCCCGGCAGGGAGGTCCCCGGGCAATCAGGGCCGTCGAAGGACAGCCAGGGCAGCGCAGCCCAGCACCCCTTCCCCTATCTCCTACAGGGCCCAGGCTTTATGGGGGAGCTCCCCCGGGGCCTCCCGCCCAAG TCCCCACAGCGGCTCGTCCCTGGGCGGACGGTGTTGCACCTGCCAGGCTGCTTGGGGGCCTTCTGCATACCTGCCGGCATCTTCCCGACCAG GGTCTGCCGTCCCCGGGGCCCGAGCCCCATCTTCCTTCAGCCTTTGCTAAGCGTCTACGGGGAAGATCCAAACATCCGCCGTGCCCGGCGGCAG aaggggaaactgaggcaggagcaACCAGCCGGCCCACGTCGCACCAGCCGTGTGCGCATCTCCTCCTGCATCACTTCCTGTCTCCTGCTGGCCTCGCCCGCCTCCCCAGCTGACCCTGCCCTGTCCAGCCACCTCCCTACACCCAAGGCCCACCTGCCACTGCCACTTGCCAGTGCTGGCTGCCTCCCGGCCCTGCCTGAGCCAGC AACAGGTCAGCTGACCCCTGCTCTTATGTCCCTGGACAATGACACAG GCGGGGAgcgggcggcagcggcggcgggcGCCGGCCGGCTCCGCGCCGCCTTGCATGGGCTGGGCCCCCGCGCCGCCCCGCCTGCTCCACACGTGCGGCGGCTGCGGCGGGGGCACGCGCTGTCCGGGCCCCGGCGGCCTCGGGAACCCCCGGCCCGGGCCTTCGGCCTGCGCCGCCTCAGCCGCCCGGAGCCCTGCGGGTCCCCGCGCCCCGCGGTCCGCGGCCGACGGCGTTCTCGGCGGAGAGCGAGCGCGGGCTGCCGTTTGGGGCGGGGGACGGCCGCTCCGGGGTCCCAGGCCGGTGTGGGGGCGCCCCGGCGGCGGCCGGCTCCGACGGAAGTTGCTCCCCGCGGCGGGAGGGCCCCGGGCAGCCCCCGGCCCCCCGACGCGCGCTCGGGGCTGGCGGGGGCGGACCTCGGTGCCCCCCGCGCCTTCCGGACAGGCACCTGCCGCAACCGCGGGCCCCCGGGACGGCGGGCCCCGCCGGGAGCCGCCCCCAGCAGCGCGCCCGGCCCCCAGCGAAGCTCGGCTGCccagcctggggccctggggccggCCGGCCGCCGCGGGGCCCTCTCTGGGCGCGCGCCACGACCCGCTGGTAATGCCCGTCCCAGAGAAGACTTGGTTTGGCTGCAGCGGTGTTTGTCCGAGGGTCTAAAGTCCCTGGAGGATGACCTAGCACTCGCAAGCCCCACCGGCCTCCTGAGGGCCCCCGTGGACGCGCCGGCCCGACCCGAAGCTGCGAGGCGGGCAGGCACCCAGACTTGCGACCCTCCGCACCCTCGGGTGCCGGGGTTCTGGGCCAGGCGCGCCTCTTGA
- the STK11 gene encoding serine/threonine-protein kinase STK11 isoform X2, producing the protein MCWRISFRCRVLAGTARTWSGTVGSAAGRRPPEGLPTAPPVPASCEGPSPVQTPEREIQLLRRLRHKNVIQLVDVLYNEEKQKMYMVMEYCVCGMQEMLDSVPEKRFPVCQAHGYFCQLVDGLEYLHSQGIVHKDIKPGNLLLTTGGTLKISDLGVAEALHPFAEDDTCRTSQGSPAFQPPEIANGLDTFSGFKVDIWSAGVTLYNITTGLYPFEGDNIYKLFENIGKGDYTIPGDCGPPLSDLLRGEALGTAPVGLEVSGTGCQRVLGVLGVFYRPLASGELGFISAAPRPTCPACPPPHPRNGPS; encoded by the exons ATGTGTTGGAGAATCTCATTCCGGTGCCGTG TTCTCGCGGGCACGGCACGCACCTGGAGTGGCACCGTGGGTTCGGCTGCTGGCCGGCGGCCTCCCGAGGGGCTGCCGACCGCTCCCCCCGTACCTGCCAGCTGTGagggcccctcccctgttcagacCCCGGAGAG GGAAATCCAACTTCTGAGGAGGTTGCGGCACAAAAACGTCATCCAGCTGGTGGACGTGTTGTACaatgaagagaagcaaaaaat GTATATGGTGATGGAGTACTGCGTGTGCGGCATGCAGGAGATGCTGGACAGCGTGCCCGAGAAGCGCTTCCCCGTGTGCCAGGCCCACGG GTACTTCTGCCAGCTGGTGGACGGCCTGGAGTACCTGCACAGCCAGGGCATTGTGCACAAGGACATCAAGCCAGGCAACCTGCTGCTCACCACGGGCGGCACCCTCAAGATCTCCGACCTGGGTGTGGCCGAG GCCCTGCACCCCTTTGCCGAGGACGACACGTGCCGGACGAGCCAGGGCTCCCCAGCGTTCCAGCCCCCTGAGATCGCCAACGGCCTGGACACCTTCTCTGGCTTTAAGGTGGACATCTGGTCGGCTGGGGTTACTCT CTATAACATCACGACAGGCCTGTACCCATTCGAGGGGGACAACATCTACAAGTTGTTTGAGAACATCGGGAAGGGAGACTACACGATCCCGGGTGACTGCGGCCCCCCGCTCTCGGACTTGCTGAGAGGTGAGGCCCTCGGGACGGCACCTGTGGGGCTGGAGGTGTCGGGAACGGGCTGCCAGCGGGTGTTGGGGGTCCTGGGGGTTTTCTACAGACCACTGGCCTCTGGAGAGCTGGGTTTCATCTCTGCAGCCCCACGCCCCACGTGCCcggcctgtcccccaccccacccaaggaATGGGCCCAGTTAG